The Cystobacter fuscus DSM 2262 genome contains a region encoding:
- a CDS encoding ABC1 kinase family protein, whose protein sequence is MASNPPDDDKLPTQGRFTRFRKLAGLSAQLSADVLKSGAKRLVGQDPELLSMSAAEKLVTTLGEMKGAAMKIGQAVAMDTEMLSPEVRQVIARLQNEAPPMPYALVERVIREELGDAPEKLFREFSQTPLAAASLGQVHRAVLHDGRPVAVKVQYPGIAETLSGDMDNLGLVVKTVSKASKLADGTAYFRELRDEMLLETDYLREAALCASFARSAERLPDLKVPEVITALTTGRVLTLELLRGRTLKDWVVSHPSAEERYRVARQLILAIYGPFFTVGDLHADPHPGNFMVLEDGRLGVLDFGSIKRFSAHFVDANRRMFLHAMRKEPMDILALSREVGFTCELPDDEGSALIQEVFQIVGRPMRLAPYDFATCSITRDLRSHFTRNAPRFLKIRPPAEAVMFFRSTGGLVQNLRLVGAEGDFTRVYQEVAALL, encoded by the coding sequence ATGGCTTCCAATCCCCCCGACGACGACAAGCTCCCCACCCAGGGCCGGTTCACCCGCTTCCGCAAGCTCGCGGGCCTCTCCGCGCAGCTCAGCGCGGACGTCCTCAAGAGCGGCGCCAAACGGCTCGTGGGCCAGGATCCGGAGCTGCTCAGCATGTCCGCCGCGGAGAAGCTCGTCACCACGCTCGGGGAGATGAAGGGCGCGGCGATGAAGATCGGCCAGGCGGTGGCCATGGACACGGAGATGCTCTCGCCCGAGGTGCGCCAGGTCATCGCCCGGTTGCAGAACGAGGCGCCCCCCATGCCCTACGCCCTGGTGGAGCGCGTCATCCGCGAGGAGCTCGGCGACGCGCCGGAGAAGCTCTTCCGCGAGTTCTCCCAGACGCCGCTCGCCGCCGCCTCGCTCGGCCAGGTGCACCGCGCCGTGCTGCACGATGGCCGGCCGGTGGCCGTCAAGGTCCAGTACCCGGGCATCGCCGAGACGCTCTCCGGGGACATGGACAACCTGGGCCTCGTGGTGAAGACGGTCTCCAAGGCGTCGAAGCTCGCCGACGGCACCGCCTACTTCCGCGAGCTGCGCGACGAGATGCTGCTGGAGACGGACTACCTGCGCGAGGCCGCGCTGTGCGCCTCCTTCGCCCGGAGCGCCGAGCGCCTGCCGGACCTCAAGGTGCCCGAGGTCATCACCGCGCTCACCACCGGGCGCGTGCTCACCCTGGAGCTGCTGCGCGGCCGCACCCTCAAGGACTGGGTCGTCTCCCATCCCTCCGCCGAGGAGCGCTACCGCGTGGCGCGCCAGCTCATCCTCGCCATCTACGGGCCCTTCTTCACCGTGGGCGACCTGCACGCGGACCCCCACCCGGGCAACTTCATGGTGCTCGAGGATGGACGCCTGGGCGTGCTCGACTTCGGCTCCATCAAGCGCTTCAGCGCGCACTTCGTGGATGCCAACCGGCGCATGTTCCTGCACGCCATGCGCAAGGAGCCCATGGACATCCTCGCCCTGAGCCGCGAGGTGGGCTTCACCTGCGAGCTGCCCGACGACGAGGGGAGCGCGCTCATCCAGGAGGTGTTCCAGATCGTCGGCCGGCCCATGCGCCTGGCGCCCTACGACTTCGCCACCTGCTCCATCACGCGCGACTTGCGCTCGCACTTCACGCGCAACGCGCCCCGCTTCCTGAAGATCCGTCCGCCCGCCGAGGCGGTCATGTTCTTCCGCTCCACCGGGGGGCTCGTGCAGAACCTGCGGCTGGTCGGCGCGGAGGGCGACTTCACCCGGGTGTACCAGGAAGTCGCCGCGCTCCTTTGA
- a CDS encoding serine/threonine-protein kinase gives MELNSQSPCSCPAPHEGAECPTFVPASMPTLPPKAERGGELVGQRFGSFRAIRELGRGGMGTVLLAEHVLMPKRVAVKVLHSHLAEEPELVARLLAEARAMSLVQHENVVTIYDLDTRDGRPYVVMEYLEGQSLAAFARGPIEPALAVELLTQVCDALGAAHARGIVHRDLKPANIFLVPGAQGRQRVKLLDFGIAKRLARMEGETPTRTGVLLGTPEFMAPEQCSGEAVDARTDLYAVGVLGYLLLTGRVPFSNESTAAVLVAHLTQKPVPPHEVRPGVSPALSAVLMRALAKRPEERFTTAAELRAALESALKAAPAPVAPAPAAFTARVPGPSARDYPAERVGRAGLFLRCAGTPPPLRSDVSLVLQLPGGELPCVGQVVRHVSAEQARAWNMAPGFGVELRDATPAFQQRFSRLLTGTPPAPPAPTPDDPRAEVVLRDFRQRLQGDRYAVLGVPRDADADSVRAHAREARARLESLLSLPLSDAQRTFAQRALARVAECLQVLGQPERRVEYDAELRNVKGVMRCLSAGLTVTALEACRRRYFERHPETEGHSLLHIASGEAYLSAGRMSEALACYEAALRADPLHLEALKRWHALQARMRHSAEAIASR, from the coding sequence GTGGAACTCAATTCCCAGTCACCGTGCTCCTGTCCGGCGCCTCATGAGGGCGCGGAATGCCCCACGTTCGTCCCCGCGTCCATGCCCACGCTGCCGCCCAAGGCCGAGCGCGGCGGGGAGCTGGTGGGTCAGCGCTTCGGCAGCTTCCGGGCGATCCGCGAGCTGGGCCGCGGCGGCATGGGCACGGTGCTGCTCGCCGAGCACGTCCTCATGCCCAAGCGCGTGGCGGTGAAGGTGCTCCACAGCCACCTCGCCGAGGAGCCGGAGCTCGTCGCGCGCCTGCTGGCCGAGGCGCGGGCGATGAGCCTCGTGCAGCACGAGAACGTCGTCACCATCTACGACCTGGACACGCGCGACGGCCGCCCGTACGTCGTCATGGAGTACCTCGAGGGGCAGAGCCTCGCCGCCTTCGCGCGCGGCCCCATCGAGCCGGCGCTCGCCGTGGAGCTGCTCACCCAGGTGTGTGACGCGCTCGGGGCGGCGCACGCGCGCGGCATCGTCCACCGCGATCTCAAGCCGGCCAACATCTTCCTCGTGCCGGGCGCCCAGGGCCGCCAGCGGGTGAAGCTGCTCGACTTCGGCATCGCCAAGCGGCTGGCGCGCATGGAGGGCGAGACGCCCACGCGCACGGGGGTGCTGCTGGGCACGCCCGAGTTCATGGCGCCCGAGCAGTGCAGCGGAGAGGCCGTGGACGCGCGCACGGACCTCTACGCCGTGGGCGTCCTCGGCTACCTGCTGCTCACCGGCCGCGTTCCCTTCTCCAACGAGAGCACCGCGGCGGTGCTCGTGGCGCACCTGACGCAGAAGCCGGTGCCTCCGCACGAGGTGCGCCCGGGCGTGTCTCCGGCGCTCTCCGCCGTGCTGATGCGCGCGCTGGCCAAGCGCCCCGAGGAGCGCTTCACCACCGCCGCCGAGCTGCGCGCCGCCCTGGAGTCCGCCCTCAAGGCGGCTCCGGCGCCCGTGGCGCCCGCCCCCGCCGCCTTCACCGCGCGGGTGCCGGGACCGAGCGCGCGGGACTACCCGGCGGAGCGGGTGGGCCGCGCCGGCCTCTTCCTTCGCTGCGCCGGGACGCCGCCCCCGCTGCGCTCCGACGTGTCGCTCGTGCTCCAGTTGCCGGGCGGGGAGTTGCCCTGTGTCGGCCAGGTGGTGCGCCACGTGTCGGCCGAGCAGGCCCGGGCGTGGAACATGGCGCCGGGCTTCGGCGTGGAGCTGCGCGACGCCACCCCCGCCTTCCAGCAGCGCTTCTCGCGCCTGCTCACGGGGACGCCTCCCGCGCCCCCGGCGCCCACGCCGGATGATCCGCGCGCCGAGGTCGTGCTGCGCGACTTCCGCCAGCGGCTCCAGGGGGACCGGTACGCGGTGCTGGGCGTGCCGCGCGACGCGGACGCCGACAGCGTGCGGGCCCACGCCCGCGAGGCGCGCGCCCGGCTCGAGTCCCTGCTCTCCCTGCCGTTGTCCGACGCCCAGCGCACCTTCGCTCAGCGCGCGCTCGCCCGGGTGGCCGAGTGCCTCCAGGTGCTGGGTCAGCCCGAGCGGCGCGTGGAGTACGACGCGGAGCTGCGCAACGTGAAGGGCGTGATGCGCTGCCTGTCCGCGGGGCTCACCGTCACCGCCCTGGAGGCGTGCCGCCGCCGCTACTTCGAACGCCACCCCGAGACGGAGGGCCACTCGCTGCTGCACATCGCTTCCGGTGAGGCCTACCTGTCGGCCGGTCGCATGTCCGAGGCACTCGCCTGTTACGAAGCCGCCCTGCGCGCGGATCCCCTCCACCTCGAGGCCCTCAAGCGCTGGCATGCCCTCCAGGCGAGGATGCGCCACTCGGCGGAAGCCATCGCATCCCGTTAG
- a CDS encoding response regulator: protein MDERITTRARVLVVDDDPDQLDLVRRTLAPHFDVQTHDSALGVSNLVRQGEPDLVLLDVNFPALKGDQVLTLARRYAPKGTKFILYSATDESRLRSLALAAGADGYLSKSIQGAELIQKLNAFRG, encoded by the coding sequence ATGGATGAGCGCATCACCACCAGGGCCCGCGTCCTGGTGGTGGACGATGATCCGGATCAACTGGACCTCGTCCGACGTACCCTGGCTCCCCACTTCGACGTGCAGACCCACGACTCGGCCCTGGGCGTGTCCAACCTGGTGCGCCAGGGCGAGCCGGATCTCGTGTTGTTGGACGTGAACTTCCCCGCCCTCAAAGGCGACCAGGTGCTCACCCTGGCACGCCGGTACGCTCCCAAGGGGACCAAGTTCATCCTGTACTCGGCAACGGACGAGTCCCGTTTGCGCTCCCTGGCTCTCGCCGCGGGCGCGGATGGTTATCTCTCCAAGAGCATTCAAGGGGCCGAACTCATCCAGAAACTCAACGCCTTCCGCGGATAG
- a CDS encoding tryptophan 2,3-dioxygenase family protein: MEQIPEVVVSAAEQLRRQLQGPWLNPLLKKWVGQGELDYEKYVRTPELLALQTPPAQRVSPDELLFQAVHQSQELWLKLLAHESVEAVEELDANALWEASARLERLPRMARVLAAELGVLETLTPDTYQIIRRSLGNGSGQESPGYNAVSVAARGLDEALERLLRRRDARLADVYATSRYPDLKRVCEQLLDYDEAWQHWLYTHFQLVRRTIGVDATVKALDGLPTRVLPGRMTQPLFPALWRVRVEMTATWQREGGHAPGAPRDASGAGVP, translated from the coding sequence ATGGAACAGATCCCCGAGGTCGTCGTCAGCGCCGCCGAACAGTTGAGGCGTCAATTGCAGGGCCCGTGGCTCAACCCGCTGCTCAAGAAGTGGGTGGGCCAGGGCGAGTTGGACTACGAGAAGTACGTGCGCACCCCCGAGCTGCTCGCGCTCCAGACGCCCCCCGCCCAGCGGGTGAGCCCCGACGAGCTGCTCTTCCAGGCCGTGCACCAGTCCCAGGAGCTGTGGCTCAAGCTGCTCGCCCACGAGTCGGTGGAGGCCGTGGAGGAACTGGACGCCAATGCCCTCTGGGAGGCCTCGGCGCGGCTGGAGCGCCTGCCCCGCATGGCGCGCGTGCTCGCCGCGGAGCTGGGCGTGCTGGAAACCCTCACCCCGGACACCTATCAGATCATCCGCCGCAGCCTCGGCAACGGGAGCGGACAGGAGTCGCCGGGCTACAACGCCGTGAGCGTCGCCGCCCGGGGTCTGGACGAGGCGCTGGAGCGGCTGCTGCGACGGCGCGACGCGCGGCTCGCCGACGTGTACGCGACGTCCCGCTACCCCGACCTCAAGCGCGTGTGCGAACAATTGCTCGACTACGACGAGGCCTGGCAGCACTGGCTGTACACGCACTTCCAGCTCGTGCGCCGCACCATCGGCGTGGACGCCACGGTGAAGGCGCTCGATGGACTGCCCACGCGGGTGCTGCCCGGACGCATGACCCAGCCCCTCTTCCCCGCGCTGTGGCGGGTGCGCGTGGAGATGACGGCCACCTGGCAGCGCGAGGGCGGCCACGCGCCCGGGGCGCCCCGGGACGCGAGCGGAGCGGGTGTCCCATGA
- a CDS encoding response regulator, whose protein sequence is MSEIENKIRVLVVDDDVDQLMLVERTLHAYGFEIRTHRSSLGVSNLVRTVMPDLVLLDVNIPALSGDKVLALARNQAPSTTRFILYSASDEARLRSLSLASGADGYISKSVQGESLARKLISIYKKSRLPAASAR, encoded by the coding sequence ATGTCCGAGATCGAGAACAAGATCCGCGTGCTGGTGGTGGACGACGACGTCGACCAGCTCATGCTGGTCGAACGCACCCTCCACGCCTACGGCTTCGAGATCCGCACCCACCGCTCCTCGCTGGGCGTGTCCAACCTGGTGCGCACGGTGATGCCGGACCTGGTCCTGCTGGACGTGAACATCCCGGCGCTCAGCGGGGACAAGGTGCTGGCGCTCGCGCGCAACCAGGCGCCGTCCACCACGCGCTTCATCCTCTACTCGGCCTCGGACGAGGCCCGGCTGCGCTCGCTCTCCCTGGCGTCGGGCGCGGATGGCTACATCTCCAAGAGCGTCCAGGGCGAGTCGCTCGCCCGCAAGCTCATCAGCATCTACAAGAAGAGCCGGCTGCCCGCGGCGAGCGCGCGCTAG
- a CDS encoding response regulator transcription factor — MRERIRVGILEDQTVLRESLVALFEGSGMEVCASGGDVESLLAQMQDKPLDVAIVDLRLENPGNWAVDNGLRLVEVLRERYPHTRSIVFSAHREASLLERCFQAGAAGYLCKLNASGAALLSAVEQVARGESLVPPELVSLNPGASASPLERLTQREREVLELVAAGSDNLQISARLGITERTVKAHVSNLYRKMGVQNRVEMAMIAYQSGFARPPPPQQQQAEFPK, encoded by the coding sequence ATGCGGGAACGGATTCGGGTCGGCATCCTGGAGGATCAGACGGTTCTGCGGGAGAGCCTGGTGGCCCTCTTCGAGGGCTCGGGCATGGAGGTGTGTGCCTCGGGCGGGGACGTGGAGAGCCTGCTCGCCCAGATGCAGGACAAGCCGCTGGACGTGGCCATCGTGGACCTGCGCCTGGAGAACCCGGGGAACTGGGCGGTGGACAATGGCCTGCGCCTGGTGGAAGTGCTGCGCGAGCGCTACCCCCACACCCGGTCGATCGTGTTCTCCGCCCATCGCGAGGCCTCCCTGCTGGAGCGCTGCTTCCAGGCGGGAGCGGCCGGCTACCTGTGCAAGCTCAACGCGAGCGGCGCGGCGCTGCTGTCCGCCGTCGAGCAGGTGGCGCGCGGGGAGAGCCTCGTTCCCCCGGAGCTGGTGAGCCTGAACCCCGGCGCTTCAGCCTCCCCACTGGAGCGGCTCACCCAGCGCGAGCGCGAGGTGCTGGAGTTGGTGGCGGCCGGCTCGGACAACCTCCAGATTTCCGCGCGCCTGGGCATCACCGAGCGCACCGTGAAGGCCCACGTGTCCAACCTCTACCGGAAGATGGGCGTGCAGAACCGCGTGGAGATGGCGATGATCGCCTACCAGAGCGGGTTCGCCCGGCCGCCGCCGCCGCAGCAGCAGCAGGCCGAGTTCCCCAAGTAG
- a CDS encoding methyltransferase, which translates to MSEPLPGPRALLHLLFNGARAVDVVETALRLGLLDALEPGPVTLAALSERQGLVPARLDKFLDCLESLGLVRREPTPDAREETRYAAVPGLRAAAEAVLGPRSLERDRERYAWHELHGHLPEVLRGERSVSREAFDWPPRTPEQVAGFEASMAAGLGPIVETFRAHADALFPAGTRLLDVGGGDGSLAAHLLEARPDLRVDVYNLPSCEPLVERTRRARGLEGRLGFVAGDFLREPLPNSHDALSFVRVLHDWPEDTAHALLRAAFEALPPGGRVLICEEFRTPERLAAQFFWSYFLMGVDSCGSRLRDVAFYTRALPASGFREVRVLPGPFELVTALRP; encoded by the coding sequence ATGAGCGAGCCGCTCCCCGGGCCTCGCGCCCTGCTGCACCTGCTCTTCAACGGAGCGCGGGCCGTGGACGTGGTGGAGACGGCGCTGCGCCTGGGGCTGCTCGACGCGCTCGAGCCGGGGCCGGTGACGCTCGCGGCCCTGAGCGAGCGCCAGGGCCTCGTGCCCGCGCGCCTGGACAAGTTCCTCGACTGCCTGGAGAGCCTGGGGCTCGTGCGGCGCGAGCCCACCCCGGACGCGCGCGAGGAGACACGCTACGCGGCGGTACCGGGCCTGCGCGCCGCGGCCGAGGCCGTGCTGGGTCCCCGCTCATTGGAACGAGACCGGGAGAGGTACGCCTGGCACGAGCTGCACGGCCATCTGCCCGAGGTGCTGCGCGGTGAGCGCAGCGTGTCCCGCGAGGCCTTCGACTGGCCTCCGCGCACGCCCGAGCAGGTGGCCGGCTTCGAGGCCAGCATGGCGGCGGGGCTCGGCCCCATCGTGGAGACCTTCCGCGCCCACGCCGACGCCCTCTTCCCCGCGGGCACGCGGCTGCTGGACGTGGGGGGCGGCGATGGCAGCCTCGCGGCGCACCTGTTGGAGGCCCGGCCCGACCTGCGCGTGGACGTCTACAACCTGCCCTCGTGCGAGCCACTGGTGGAGCGCACCCGGCGGGCGCGTGGACTCGAGGGTCGGCTTGGCTTCGTGGCCGGGGACTTCCTGCGCGAGCCCCTGCCCAACAGCCATGACGCCCTGTCCTTCGTGCGCGTGCTCCATGACTGGCCCGAGGACACGGCGCACGCCCTGCTGCGCGCCGCCTTCGAGGCCCTGCCTCCGGGCGGCCGCGTCCTCATCTGCGAGGAGTTCCGCACCCCGGAGCGGCTCGCCGCCCAGTTCTTCTGGTCCTACTTCCTCATGGGAGTGGACTCGTGCGGCAGCCGGCTGCGCGACGTCGCGTTCTACACGCGCGCCCTCCCGGCATCGGGCTTCCGCGAGGTGCGCGTCCTTCCCGGCCCCTTCGAGCTCGTCACCGCCCTGCGGCCCTGA